From the genome of Streptomyces sp. NBC_00659, one region includes:
- a CDS encoding glutamate ABC transporter substrate-binding protein produces MKLRKAAAASAAVLALAATATACGSSDKDDSGSSPSGGGKVKVGIKYDQPGLGLKQPDGSFAGFDVDVATYVAKELGYKPSQIEFIETKSADRENALARGDVKFIAATYSITDERKQKVDFAGPYLLAHQDLLVKKDANISKATDLNGKKLCSVTGSTSAQNIHDTIAPKANLKKYSGYSECIAALQSGAVDAVTTDDSILAGFAAQDKYKDQFKLAGLKLSNENYGIGVKKGDAELEKKINTALEKMVSDGAWKQAVEKNFGPAKYQYEQAPKVGVIVK; encoded by the coding sequence ATGAAGCTCCGCAAGGCAGCCGCCGCCTCGGCCGCCGTACTCGCACTCGCCGCGACCGCCACCGCGTGCGGTTCGAGCGACAAGGACGACAGCGGGTCCTCGCCCTCGGGCGGCGGCAAGGTCAAGGTCGGCATCAAGTACGACCAGCCCGGTCTCGGCCTGAAGCAGCCCGACGGCTCCTTCGCCGGTTTCGACGTGGACGTCGCGACCTACGTGGCCAAGGAACTCGGCTACAAGCCCAGCCAGATCGAGTTCATCGAGACCAAGAGCGCCGACCGCGAGAACGCGCTCGCCCGCGGCGACGTGAAGTTCATCGCGGCCACCTACTCGATCACCGACGAGCGCAAGCAGAAGGTCGACTTCGCGGGCCCGTACCTGCTGGCCCACCAGGACCTGCTGGTCAAGAAGGACGCGAACATCTCGAAGGCCACGGACCTCAACGGCAAGAAGCTCTGCTCCGTGACCGGTTCGACCTCGGCGCAGAACATCCACGACACCATCGCCCCGAAGGCCAACCTGAAGAAGTACAGCGGCTACTCGGAGTGCATCGCCGCCCTGCAGAGCGGTGCCGTCGACGCGGTGACCACCGACGACTCGATCCTCGCGGGCTTCGCCGCGCAGGACAAGTACAAGGACCAGTTCAAGCTCGCCGGCCTCAAGCTGAGCAATGAGAACTACGGCATCGGCGTCAAGAAGGGCGATGCCGAGCTGGAGAAGAAGATCAACACCGCGCTGGAGAAGATGGTCAGCGACGGCGCCTGGAAGCAGGCGGTCGAGAAGAACTTCGGCCCGGCGAAGTACCAGTACGAGCAGGCCCCGAAGGTCGGCGTCATCGTCAAGTAG
- a CDS encoding amino acid ABC transporter ATP-binding protein, with product MTEASAAKDATAGTDELVVLKSVNKHFGALHVLQDIDLTITRGEVVVVIGPSGSGKSTLCRTINRLETIDSGDISIDGKPLPQEGKALARLRADVGMVFQSFNLFAHKTVLENVMLGQIKVRRSGKQAAEEKARALLDRVGVSTQADKYPAQLSGGQQQRVAIARALAMDPKVMLFDEPTSALDPEMINEVLEVMQQLARDGMTMIVVTHEMGFARSAANRVVFMADGRIVEEAVPDQFFSNPRSDRAKDFLSKILHH from the coding sequence ATGACCGAAGCATCGGCGGCCAAGGACGCCACGGCCGGGACCGACGAACTGGTCGTCCTGAAGAGCGTCAACAAGCACTTCGGCGCGTTGCACGTGCTCCAGGACATCGACCTGACGATCACGCGTGGCGAGGTCGTCGTGGTCATCGGGCCCTCCGGGTCCGGGAAGTCCACCCTGTGCCGCACCATCAACCGTCTGGAGACGATCGATTCGGGTGACATCTCGATCGACGGCAAGCCGCTGCCCCAGGAAGGCAAGGCGCTCGCCCGGCTCCGCGCCGATGTGGGCATGGTCTTCCAGTCCTTCAACCTCTTCGCGCACAAGACCGTGCTCGAGAACGTGATGCTGGGGCAGATCAAGGTCCGCAGGAGCGGCAAGCAGGCGGCGGAGGAGAAGGCGCGCGCCCTGCTCGACCGCGTCGGCGTCAGCACGCAAGCGGACAAGTACCCGGCGCAGCTGTCGGGCGGCCAGCAGCAACGCGTCGCCATCGCAAGGGCGTTGGCGATGGACCCGAAGGTCATGCTGTTCGACGAGCCGACCTCGGCGCTGGACCCCGAGATGATCAACGAGGTCCTCGAGGTCATGCAGCAGCTCGCCCGGGACGGCATGACCATGATCGTCGTCACCCATGAGATGGGCTTCGCCCGTTCGGCTGCCAACCGGGTCGTCTTCATGGCCGACGGCCGCATCGTCGAAGAGGCTGTGCCGGACCAGTTCTTCAGCAATCCGCGCAGCGACCGTGCCAAGGACTTCCTCTCGAAGATCCTCCACCACTGA
- a CDS encoding response regulator transcription factor, with product MRLLLVEDDNHVAAALSAVLARHGFEVTHARSGEEALQALVPESDGFGVVLLDLGLPDQDGYEVCGKIRKRTATPVIMVTARADVRSRIHGLNLGADDYVVKPYDTGELLARIHAVSRRSAHDDVSASGETMVLLGPVRIELPNRQVTVDGSTVQLTRKEFDLLALLAQRPGVVFRREQIISEVWRTSWEGTGRTLEVHVASLRSKLRMPALIETVRGVGYRLVAPAA from the coding sequence ATGAGACTGCTCCTCGTAGAGGACGACAACCATGTCGCCGCCGCCCTGTCCGCGGTGCTGGCACGGCACGGCTTCGAGGTCACGCATGCCCGGAGCGGCGAGGAGGCCCTTCAGGCCCTCGTCCCGGAGAGCGACGGCTTCGGCGTCGTCCTGCTCGACCTGGGACTGCCCGACCAGGACGGCTACGAGGTCTGCGGCAAGATCCGCAAGCGGACCGCCACGCCGGTGATCATGGTCACCGCGCGCGCGGACGTACGGTCCCGCATCCACGGCCTCAACCTCGGCGCCGACGACTACGTCGTGAAGCCCTACGACACCGGGGAACTGCTCGCCCGGATCCACGCCGTCAGCCGGCGCAGCGCCCACGACGACGTGTCGGCTTCCGGCGAGACCATGGTGCTGCTCGGCCCCGTACGCATCGAACTCCCGAACCGCCAGGTCACCGTGGACGGTTCGACGGTCCAGCTGACCCGCAAGGAGTTCGACCTGCTCGCTCTGCTGGCCCAGCGCCCCGGGGTGGTGTTCCGCCGGGAGCAGATCATCAGCGAGGTGTGGCGTACGAGCTGGGAAGGAACCGGCCGCACGCTGGAGGTGCACGTGGCGTCGCTGCGCTCCAAGCTGCGCATGCCGGCGCTGATCGAGACCGTACGAGGCGTCGGGTACCGGCTCGTCGCCCCGGCCGCGTAG
- a CDS encoding HAMP domain-containing sensor histidine kinase, with protein sequence MRTRLLPLLIVLMAAVLLALGVPLAVSVAAAQQQRVVVDRIDDTARFAALAQYVTDYPSRSRAGFPDERGETLRAELTRYREVYGIRVGVFYRDDEPMANAPANWFLPKAGAARGAFKEALVSRRSHDPEQVWPWQHHRLVVASPVVRDGDVVAVVVTDSPTGQMRSKTLNGWLIIGAGEIAAMLLALGAALRLTGWVLKPVRVLDATTHDIATGRLKSRVAPAGGPPELQRLARSFNEMADNVESVLEQQRAFVADASHQLRNPLSALLLRIELLALELPEGNEEIASVRTEGKRLTQVLDDLLDLALAEHAEADVRLTDIGALAAERVASWQPVADSRGVRLAGNCPPTTAWADPITLSSALDAVIDNAVKFTPEGETVEVTVASNGASSTVVVTDGGPGLGDEDLARIGDRFWRSAAHQNIKGSGLGLSISRALLAAGGGSIAYGHHEPHGLRVTVTVPRSEPVT encoded by the coding sequence GTGCGTACCCGTCTGCTGCCGCTGCTCATCGTCCTGATGGCGGCCGTGCTGCTCGCGCTCGGCGTCCCGCTCGCGGTGAGCGTCGCCGCGGCGCAGCAGCAGCGCGTGGTCGTCGACCGCATCGACGACACCGCGCGCTTCGCGGCCCTGGCCCAGTACGTCACCGACTACCCGAGCCGTTCCCGGGCCGGCTTCCCCGACGAGCGCGGCGAGACCCTGCGCGCCGAACTCACCCGCTACCGCGAGGTGTACGGCATCCGGGTCGGCGTCTTCTACCGCGACGACGAGCCGATGGCCAACGCGCCGGCGAACTGGTTCCTGCCCAAGGCCGGAGCGGCCCGCGGCGCCTTCAAAGAGGCGCTCGTCAGCCGCCGCAGCCACGATCCCGAACAGGTCTGGCCCTGGCAGCACCACCGTCTCGTCGTCGCCTCCCCGGTCGTCAGGGACGGTGACGTCGTCGCCGTCGTCGTCACCGACTCGCCCACCGGGCAGATGCGTTCCAAGACGCTGAACGGATGGCTGATCATCGGCGCGGGCGAGATCGCCGCGATGCTGCTCGCGCTCGGTGCCGCGCTGCGCCTCACCGGCTGGGTGCTCAAGCCCGTACGCGTTCTCGACGCCACCACCCACGACATCGCGACCGGCCGGCTGAAGTCCCGGGTCGCGCCCGCCGGCGGACCGCCCGAACTCCAGCGCCTGGCAAGGTCGTTCAACGAGATGGCGGACAACGTCGAGAGCGTGCTGGAACAGCAGCGCGCCTTCGTCGCGGACGCCTCGCACCAACTGCGCAACCCGCTCTCGGCGCTGCTGCTGCGAATCGAGCTGCTGGCCCTCGAACTCCCCGAGGGCAACGAGGAGATCGCGTCCGTCCGCACCGAGGGCAAGCGGCTGACCCAGGTGCTCGACGACCTGCTCGACCTGGCACTCGCCGAGCACGCCGAAGCCGATGTGCGCCTGACCGACATCGGCGCGCTGGCCGCCGAGCGCGTGGCGTCCTGGCAGCCGGTCGCCGACAGCAGAGGCGTCCGGCTGGCGGGGAACTGCCCGCCTACGACCGCCTGGGCCGACCCCATCACGCTGTCCAGCGCCCTGGACGCGGTGATAGACAACGCGGTCAAGTTCACGCCGGAGGGGGAGACGGTCGAGGTGACGGTCGCCTCGAACGGCGCGTCCTCCACCGTCGTCGTCACCGACGGCGGCCCCGGCCTCGGCGACGAGGACCTGGCCCGCATAGGCGACCGCTTCTGGCGCAGCGCGGCCCATCAGAACATCAAGGGATCGGGCCTCGGCCTCTCCATCTCCCGGGCCCTGCTCGCCGCGGGCGGCGGCTCCATCGCGTACGGCCACCACGAACCGCACGGTCTGCGGGTGACGGTGACCGTGCCCAGGTCGGAGCCGGTGACCTGA
- a CDS encoding TAXI family TRAP transporter solute-binding subunit, with protein MFQALTRIGRRLALSGSAAVLAVVGLLLWWLLPLGEESPSGTITFSTGTATGVYQMYGKLLQGAIAKDMPDLNVRLWDSDGSQANISRVATGKADFTIAAADAVETYLHQHKPGARRLRGCSRLYDDYVHLVVPRSSPVQSVEDLKGMKVAVGPGGSGVRLIANHVLEAAGLDPETDITPLDEGIATMPGLLEEHKIDAFFWSGGLPTNAVQNLSETDDIRLVPIGSDLVEKLHAQGGASSYYRSAVMPADAYPASQRGSAVPTLAVANFLITREDTDADLTEALTRTVIASRDRIGAVVHAAQLVDLRTAIYTDPLPLHEGARRYYRSIKP; from the coding sequence ATGTTCCAGGCACTGACCCGTATCGGCCGGCGACTCGCGCTGTCCGGCTCGGCGGCCGTCCTCGCGGTCGTCGGGCTGCTGCTGTGGTGGCTGCTGCCGCTGGGCGAGGAATCCCCGAGCGGGACGATCACCTTCAGCACGGGCACCGCGACCGGGGTCTACCAGATGTACGGCAAGCTCCTGCAGGGCGCCATCGCCAAGGACATGCCCGACCTGAACGTGCGGCTGTGGGACAGCGACGGATCGCAGGCGAACATCAGCCGTGTGGCCACCGGCAAGGCCGACTTCACCATCGCGGCGGCCGACGCCGTGGAGACGTACCTCCACCAGCACAAACCGGGCGCCCGCCGGCTGCGCGGCTGCTCGCGGCTCTACGACGACTATGTGCACCTGGTCGTCCCGCGCTCCTCGCCCGTGCAGTCCGTCGAGGACCTGAAGGGCATGAAGGTCGCCGTGGGACCGGGCGGATCCGGGGTCCGGCTGATCGCGAACCATGTGCTCGAGGCGGCGGGCCTCGACCCCGAGACGGACATAACGCCCCTCGACGAGGGCATCGCGACCATGCCCGGCCTGCTCGAAGAGCACAAGATCGACGCGTTCTTCTGGTCGGGCGGTCTGCCGACGAACGCCGTCCAGAACCTCTCCGAGACCGATGACATCCGGCTGGTACCGATCGGCAGCGACCTCGTCGAGAAGCTGCACGCGCAGGGCGGTGCCTCCAGCTACTACCGCTCGGCCGTGATGCCCGCGGACGCCTATCCCGCGTCGCAGCGTGGTTCCGCAGTGCCGACTCTGGCCGTGGCGAACTTCCTGATCACCCGGGAGGACACGGACGCGGACCTCACCGAGGCGCTCACCCGCACGGTGATCGCGAGCCGCGACCGCATCGGCGCCGTGGTGCACGCGGCCCAGCTCGTGGACCTGCGCACGGCGATCTACACGGACCCGCTGCCGCTGCACGAGGGCGCGCGCCGCTACTACCGGTCGATCAAGCCGTAG
- a CDS encoding alpha/beta hydrolase → MNEPAGSDLPVEGGTLRVLRFGRGPRIALAAHGITGSGMSFRAMARHLPDEWSLFAPDLRGRGGSADTPGPYGLDRHAMDLCRLAQDVGGGRPVALTGHSMGAYTALRAAALRPALFDRLLLVDGGLPLPVPPGTDLDAVLDTTLGPALARLGRTYETDAAYVDFFRAHPALGPHWNADIETYVRYDVTGPRGARRSKVREEAVRHDGRDLLTSADLFAAGLTGLGVPVLLLHASLGLLGQEPPMLEASVVARWTGGPVNLPAELVEGSNHYTILLGTAARTVAERFVALGG, encoded by the coding sequence ATGAACGAGCCGGCCGGGTCCGACCTGCCCGTCGAGGGCGGAACCCTCCGCGTCCTGAGGTTCGGCAGGGGGCCGCGGATCGCTCTGGCGGCACACGGCATCACCGGATCCGGGATGTCCTTCCGCGCCATGGCCCGTCACCTCCCCGACGAGTGGAGTCTGTTCGCACCCGACCTGCGCGGACGCGGCGGAAGCGCGGACACCCCCGGCCCGTACGGCCTCGACCGGCACGCCATGGACCTGTGCCGTCTGGCCCAGGACGTGGGCGGCGGCCGGCCGGTCGCCCTGACCGGGCACTCGATGGGCGCTTACACCGCGCTGAGAGCGGCCGCGCTCCGTCCCGCGCTGTTCGACCGGCTGCTGCTCGTCGACGGCGGTCTGCCGCTGCCCGTCCCGCCCGGCACGGATCTCGACGCCGTCCTCGACACCACGCTCGGACCCGCGCTGGCCCGCCTCGGCCGGACGTACGAGACCGACGCGGCCTACGTCGACTTCTTCCGCGCGCATCCGGCGCTCGGACCGCACTGGAACGCGGACATCGAGACGTACGTGCGCTACGACGTCACGGGCCCCCGGGGTGCCAGGCGCTCGAAGGTGCGGGAGGAGGCCGTGCGGCACGACGGGCGCGATCTGCTGACATCCGCCGACCTGTTCGCCGCCGGCCTCACGGGGCTGGGCGTCCCGGTCCTGCTGCTGCACGCGTCCCTCGGACTGCTCGGCCAGGAGCCGCCGATGCTGGAGGCGTCCGTCGTCGCACGCTGGACCGGCGGGCCGGTGAACCTCCCCGCCGAGCTGGTCGAGGGCTCCAACCACTACACGATCCTGCTCGGAACCGCCGCGAGGACCGTCGCCGAGCGGTTCGTCGCGCTGGGCGGGTGA
- the miaB gene encoding tRNA (N6-isopentenyl adenosine(37)-C2)-methylthiotransferase MiaB — translation MSSGDRSQAVDVQESKTYEVRTYGCQMNVHDSERLSGLLEGAGYVRAPEGADGDADVVVFNTCAVRENADNKLYGNLGRLAPMKTKRPGMQIAVGGCLAQKDRDTIVKRAPWVDVVFGTHNIGKLPVLLERARVQEEAQIEIAESLEAFPSTLPTRRESAYAAWVSISVGCNNTCTFCIVPALRGKEKDRRTGDILAEIEALVGEGVSEITLLGQNVNAYGSDIGDREAFSKLLRACGKIEGLERVRFTSPHPRDFTDDVIAAMAETPNVMPQLHMPMQSGSDTVLKAMRRSYRQERFLGIIEKVRAAIPHAAITTDIIVGFPGETEEDFEQTLHAVREARFSAAFTFQYSKRPGTPAATMEGQIPKEVVQARYERLVALQEEVSWDENKKQVGRVLELMVAEGEGRKDGATHRLSGRAPDNRLVHFTKPDAQVRPGDVVTVEITYAAPHHLLAEGAVLDVRRMRAGDAWEKRNAAETAKPAGVMLGLPKIGAPEPLPVATGSGRGCD, via the coding sequence ATGAGCAGCGGCGACCGGAGTCAGGCAGTGGACGTTCAGGAATCCAAGACGTACGAAGTGCGCACCTATGGGTGTCAGATGAACGTCCACGACTCCGAACGGCTCTCCGGGCTCCTCGAAGGCGCCGGTTACGTGCGGGCGCCCGAGGGCGCGGACGGGGACGCGGACGTCGTCGTCTTCAACACCTGCGCCGTACGCGAGAACGCCGACAACAAGCTCTACGGCAACCTCGGCCGCCTCGCCCCGATGAAGACGAAGCGCCCCGGCATGCAGATCGCCGTCGGCGGCTGCCTCGCCCAGAAGGACCGCGACACCATCGTGAAGCGGGCGCCCTGGGTGGACGTCGTCTTCGGCACGCACAACATCGGCAAACTGCCCGTCCTCCTGGAGCGCGCCCGCGTTCAGGAAGAGGCGCAGATCGAGATCGCCGAGTCCCTGGAGGCCTTCCCCTCCACGCTGCCGACCCGCCGCGAGAGCGCGTACGCGGCCTGGGTGTCGATCTCCGTCGGCTGCAACAACACCTGCACGTTCTGCATCGTCCCCGCGCTGCGCGGCAAGGAGAAGGACCGCAGGACCGGCGACATCCTGGCCGAGATCGAGGCACTGGTCGGCGAGGGCGTCTCCGAGATCACCCTCCTCGGCCAGAACGTCAACGCGTACGGCAGCGACATCGGCGACCGCGAGGCCTTCAGCAAGCTGCTGCGCGCCTGCGGGAAGATCGAGGGCCTGGAGCGCGTGCGCTTCACCTCGCCGCACCCGCGCGACTTCACCGACGACGTGATCGCCGCCATGGCGGAGACGCCGAACGTGATGCCGCAGCTGCACATGCCGATGCAGTCCGGATCGGACACCGTCCTGAAGGCCATGCGCCGCTCGTACCGCCAGGAGCGCTTCCTCGGGATCATCGAGAAGGTCCGGGCCGCCATCCCGCACGCGGCGATCACCACCGACATCATCGTGGGCTTCCCCGGCGAGACGGAGGAGGACTTCGAGCAGACCCTCCACGCGGTCCGCGAGGCCCGCTTCTCGGCGGCGTTCACGTTCCAGTACTCCAAGCGCCCCGGAACTCCGGCGGCCACCATGGAGGGGCAGATCCCCAAGGAGGTCGTCCAGGCGCGCTACGAGCGTCTCGTCGCCCTCCAGGAGGAGGTCTCCTGGGACGAGAACAAGAAGCAGGTCGGCCGCGTCCTGGAGCTGATGGTCGCCGAGGGCGAGGGCCGCAAGGACGGCGCCACCCACCGCCTCTCGGGCCGCGCCCCCGACAACCGGCTGGTCCACTTCACCAAGCCCGACGCACAGGTCCGCCCCGGTGACGTGGTCACCGTCGAGATCACGTACGCCGCCCCGCACCACCTGCTCGCCGAGGGCGCCGTCCTGGACGTGCGCCGCATGCGCGCGGGGGACGCCTGGGAGAAGCGCAACGCCGCCGAGACCGCCAAGCCGGCCGGCGTCATGCTGGGCCTGCCGAAGATCGGCGCCCCCGAGCCGCTTCCGGTCGCCACGGGCAGCGGCCGCGGCTGCGACTGA
- a CDS encoding class III extradiol dioxygenase subunit B-like domain-containing protein, whose translation MLVAAAVCPCPPLLVPDVAAGAAPELDAARAAVTDALGVLAASRPDLLVVVGPAEKSGRGVHPEGTRGSFSGFGVDLDVSLGRPDAGDANRDTDGEGSGSPERELPPSLSVAAWLLERTGWSDAPVEGLGVGEPLEAERCVETGAQIGGRAGRVALLVMGDASACRTLKAPGYLDERAVAFDAEVARALGAADLAALKALDIDLAYELKAAGRAPWQVLAGAAEGAGLGGALLYDDAPYGVGYLVAAWS comes from the coding sequence ATGCTTGTAGCCGCCGCAGTCTGCCCCTGCCCTCCGCTGCTCGTCCCCGATGTCGCCGCGGGAGCGGCCCCCGAGCTGGACGCCGCGCGCGCCGCGGTCACGGACGCGCTGGGCGTGCTCGCCGCGTCCCGTCCCGACCTGCTGGTGGTCGTCGGCCCGGCCGAGAAGAGTGGTCGCGGAGTCCATCCGGAGGGCACCCGCGGCTCCTTCAGCGGCTTCGGGGTCGACCTCGACGTGTCCCTCGGCCGTCCGGACGCCGGCGACGCGAACCGCGACACGGACGGCGAGGGTTCCGGTTCACCGGAACGTGAGCTGCCGCCCTCCCTGTCCGTCGCCGCATGGCTGCTGGAGCGCACCGGCTGGTCCGACGCCCCGGTGGAGGGGCTCGGAGTCGGGGAACCCCTGGAGGCCGAGCGGTGCGTCGAGACCGGGGCGCAGATCGGCGGGCGGGCCGGGCGGGTGGCCCTGCTGGTGATGGGGGACGCCAGCGCGTGCCGGACCCTCAAGGCGCCGGGCTATCTCGACGAGCGCGCGGTGGCCTTCGACGCGGAGGTCGCGCGGGCGCTCGGAGCGGCCGACCTCGCGGCCCTCAAGGCGCTGGACATCGATCTGGCGTACGAGCTGAAGGCCGCGGGGCGCGCGCCCTGGCAGGTCCTCGCGGGCGCGGCCGAGGGCGCGGGACTCGGCGGCGCCCTGCTGTACGACGACGCTCCCTACGGGGTGGGATACCTGGTGGCGGCCTGGTCGTAG
- a CDS encoding antitoxin — protein MGLMDNLKAKLEPAKDKVSGLAQQHGHKVAHGLDKAAKVVDDKTRHKYSGTIHTGTGKAKDAMDSLAHKGGGGDANPSDMPAPPPAS, from the coding sequence ATGGGTCTGATGGACAATCTGAAAGCCAAGCTGGAGCCCGCCAAGGACAAGGTCTCCGGGCTCGCGCAACAGCACGGGCACAAGGTCGCTCACGGTCTCGACAAGGCCGCGAAGGTGGTCGACGACAAGACCAGGCACAAGTACAGCGGCACGATCCATACAGGCACCGGCAAGGCGAAGGACGCCATGGACAGCCTCGCGCACAAGGGCGGCGGCGGGGACGCGAATCCGTCGGACATGCCGGCCCCGCCCCCGGCGTCCTGA
- the miaA gene encoding tRNA (adenosine(37)-N6)-dimethylallyltransferase MiaA → MSSTPPAPRVIAVVGPTAAGKSDLGVFLARRLGGEVINADSMQLYRGMDIGTAKLTPAERGGVPHHLLDIWDVTVAASVAEYQRLARARIDALLAEGRWPVLVGGSGLYVRGAVDKMEFPGTDPAVRARLEEELTLRGSGALHARLAMADPGAAQAILPSNGRRIVRALEVIEITGKPFTANLPGHDSVYDTLQIGVDVARPELDERIARRVDRMWEAGLVDEVRTLEAHGLRAGRTASRALGYQQVLAALAGECTEDEARAETVRATKRFARRQDSWFRRDPRVHWLSGAAADLTELPELALALLERPVTA, encoded by the coding sequence GTGAGCAGCACACCCCCCGCACCCCGGGTCATCGCCGTCGTCGGACCGACCGCCGCAGGAAAGTCCGATCTGGGCGTCTTCCTCGCCAGGCGTCTCGGCGGTGAGGTCATCAACGCCGACTCGATGCAGCTGTACCGCGGGATGGACATCGGCACCGCCAAGCTGACGCCCGCCGAGCGCGGCGGTGTCCCGCACCACCTCCTGGACATCTGGGACGTGACGGTCGCCGCCAGCGTCGCCGAGTACCAGCGGCTCGCCCGAGCCCGGATCGACGCGCTGCTCGCCGAGGGACGCTGGCCGGTCCTGGTGGGCGGCTCCGGACTTTACGTCCGCGGAGCCGTCGACAAGATGGAGTTCCCGGGGACGGACCCCGCCGTGCGCGCCCGCCTGGAGGAGGAGCTCACCCTGCGCGGCTCCGGAGCCCTGCACGCACGGCTCGCCATGGCCGACCCCGGGGCCGCCCAGGCGATCCTGCCCAGCAACGGCCGCCGGATCGTCCGCGCCCTCGAGGTCATCGAGATCACCGGCAAGCCCTTCACCGCCAACCTGCCAGGCCACGACTCCGTCTACGACACCCTCCAGATCGGTGTGGACGTGGCCCGCCCCGAGCTCGACGAGCGCATCGCGCGGCGGGTGGACCGGATGTGGGAGGCCGGGCTCGTGGACGAAGTGCGCACGCTGGAGGCGCACGGCCTGCGCGCCGGGCGCACGGCCTCCCGCGCGCTCGGATACCAGCAGGTCCTCGCGGCGCTCGCCGGGGAGTGCACCGAGGACGAGGCCCGCGCCGAGACCGTTCGCGCCACCAAGCGCTTCGCGCGCCGTCAGGATTCATGGTTCCGGCGCGACCCCAGGGTGCATTGGCTCAGTGGGGCTGCGGCAGATCTCACAGAACTTCCGGAACTCGCACTGGCGTTGCTCGAACGACCGGTCACAGCCTGA
- the dapF gene encoding diaminopimelate epimerase, whose translation MSTRIAFLKGHGTENDFVIIPDPENVLDLSPAAVAALCDRRAGIGGDGLLHVVRSAAHPEAEKMAAEAEWFMDYRNGDGSVAEMCGNGVRVFAHYLHRAGHVAEGDTAIATRGGVKPVHIAKDGDVTVGMGKARLPEGEVTVSVGARSWPARNVNMGNPHAVAFVDDLAHAGDLFAPPPFTPASAYPDGVNVEFVVDRGPRHVALRVHERGSGETRSCGTGACAVAVATARRDNADPAVTGTPVTYTVDVPGGRLVITEHANGEIEMTGPAVIVAEGEIDAEWLDGAPR comes from the coding sequence ATGAGCACGCGGATCGCCTTCCTCAAGGGCCACGGGACCGAGAACGACTTCGTGATCATCCCGGACCCGGAGAATGTCCTCGACCTGTCTCCCGCCGCCGTCGCCGCCCTGTGCGACCGCCGCGCGGGCATCGGCGGAGACGGTCTGCTGCACGTCGTGCGGTCCGCCGCGCACCCCGAGGCCGAGAAGATGGCGGCCGAGGCGGAGTGGTTCATGGACTACCGCAACGGCGACGGTTCGGTCGCCGAGATGTGCGGCAACGGAGTGCGTGTGTTCGCCCACTATCTCCACCGCGCCGGACATGTGGCCGAAGGGGACACCGCGATCGCCACGCGCGGCGGCGTGAAGCCCGTCCACATCGCCAAGGACGGAGACGTCACCGTCGGCATGGGCAAGGCACGCCTCCCCGAGGGCGAGGTCACGGTGAGCGTCGGCGCGCGCAGCTGGCCCGCGCGCAACGTGAACATGGGCAACCCGCACGCGGTCGCCTTCGTGGACGACCTCGCGCACGCCGGCGATCTCTTCGCACCGCCGCCGTTCACCCCGGCCTCCGCCTACCCGGACGGGGTCAACGTCGAGTTCGTCGTCGACCGCGGGCCGCGCCATGTCGCCCTGCGGGTCCACGAACGCGGCTCGGGCGAGACCCGCTCCTGCGGCACGGGCGCCTGCGCCGTGGCCGTCGCCACCGCCCGGCGCGACAACGCCGACCCCGCCGTGACCGGCACCCCGGTGACGTACACCGTCGACGTGCCCGGCGGACGCCTGGTCATCACCGAGCACGCGAACGGCGAGATCGAGATGACGGGCCCCGCCGTGATCGTCGCCGAGGGCGAGATCGACGCGGAGTGGCTGGACGGTGCGCCGCGCTGA